CACATTGTACAGCAGTTGAGGCACAGTTGCGAAACTCTGGAAGTGATCGTGTGTTTTCAAGCGGGAGGCCCCTTTCCAAGTATAGCTGAATTCATAAGAGATACCCGGTGCAGCGAGAAACTTAGGTCCACTCATGTGGATGCAGATCAGACGGCTATGATTGTCTTCACCTCAAGTGAAACAGGCGGCTACAAAGGCGCAATGCTCTCCCACCGGAATATTTGCCATAATATCATCTGCTCCGTCTATCTGGCTGGCATAGAAGCCTTTGAGCCCGGAGGGTGCACAGTTGTCGTATTGCCGCCGCATCATATGTTTGCCGTTACGTCAGGGATGCTGGTTCCGCTGTTGTTTTACGGCTTGACGCTGTGCCTTAGTGGCGGGTTAAGCGGCTATCTGAGCAGTATACAGCAATTCCGCCCCTCGGTGCTCTTTATGGTTCCCATGCTTGTGGAAGGCTTACATAAGCGGATCTCGCGAGAGGCAGCAAGGACGGGGCAGTTGAACCTTGAATTTTTTGGCGGACAGTTGCGTACGATTATTTGCGGCGGGGCTTATCTGGACGCGGAATGGGTGGTGAAATATAAGAAGCTGGGAATTAACCTATTGAACGGATACGGAATTACCGAATGTTCACCGCTTGTCTCCTGTAACCGGCCTAACGGGATCATCAGTCATTCTGTGGGGCTGGTTGGGCCAGAGCCATATTGCCGGGTACGAATCGAAGATGACGAGATTCAGGTTCAAGGAAGTATTGTGATGAAGCAATATTACAAGGATTGCAAGAGCACAGCGGAGGCTTTTGACCAGGGCTGGTTTAGAACGGGAGATTTGGGTTATCTGGATCAGCATAATTACCTCTATATTACAGGGCGCAAAAAAGACCTTATCATTCTGAAGGACGGCAACAATATTTCACCGGTGGGAATAGAACAAAGCATCGAACGGCACCCATTAGTAGATCAGTCACTGGTTTATGCGGACGGTAAGAAGGGTGGGGAGACCCTGGTGGCCATCATACACCCTGATTATGATTATGCAGTTAACAACGGATATACTGATGTGAGGTTAGCTTTAGACGAACTCATACAGATGCTAAATGACAATTCGCCTGCATTCAGACGGATTCGGAGACTAGAGGTAAGCGAGAAGCCCTTCGATAAGCTTGCATTGAAGAAGGAGCTAAGAGCGCCTACTAGAATAACCAGAGAGAAGGTAAATCATGATTAGAGAACAGAATGACGAGACGATGCTGAAAATCAAAACAGTGATCTCTCCATTTACAGATGTTGATATTCAGGAGATTCAGATGGAATCCAAGCTGATTTGCGATCTGGGGTTCACTTCCTTTGATTTAGTATGTCTGCTGTCTGTACTGGAAGAAGAATTCGGTCTGAAGGTCGATGAGAAAATGCTGAAAGGTATTCAAACGGTGGAAGATGTGAGGAATGCAGTCTTAAAGCACCAGGCGTCAAGCCAGACAGTTCTAAAAACCGAATAGAAGAGGTGAAGAGGATGACAGTATTGATGAAGAAAGCTGTTCTGAATGAAGAGGCCTTAAGTGCAATGCAGCAATGCGATTTAAGCGAATTGGCCGGATATGTGGGGGAATTTTTTCAAGGTAAGAATGAGAGCTTTACGTACAACCCGGCCGGCGGCAATTTTTATATGAGCAGTTTCTTCCCCTCCTTCCCCAGCCCTGCCTGGAATCGGCTGATCGCTGGTATTCATGACATTGTCTATGAGGACAAGCGAGTTCCGCTTCAAGCTGATATTGTGGTTACGGGAAGATGCCATTGCGACTGCTGGCACTGCTTCAGAGCCAAATACGGACAAGAAGATATGAGTCTGGATAAAATTAAGGAATGTATGAATGCTTTAGCGGAGCTCGGGGCTGCTTCGGTGGGAATTACTGGAGGGGAGCCTATGCTGCGGACGGACATTATGGAGATTATCGGAGCCATACCGGAAGGAATGGAAGGGGTTCTATTCTCAACCGGTCTTGGCATTGATGATGCTTTTGCGCTCAAGCTGGAGCATACCCGTTTGACCAGATGTATACTGAGCCTGGATCATTTCGATGAGGAAATTTGCTGTAAGCTCAGACGTAACCGTAACGCCTTCAAGGATGCTGTACAAGCCATTCAAGCACTGACGGCTAAGGATATCTATACGGCTGTGACGGTCTGCATTACGCATGAATTGATGAAGGAAGGGGCATTGCAGCAGTATTTCGAATTTGTCGGGGGGCTTGGGGTTCAAGAGGTGCGGGTAGTGATGCCTATTCCGCAGGGTAATCTGGAAGGTCAAGAGGTAGGCAGATTTTATGGAAAAGCCATGGGATTGTTGAAACAGCTAAAACGAGAAAATGCAGCCAATGAGGCATTCCCGGTCATTATTAATTTCTGCGAGTTTGAAAGCTCAGATTACTTTGGATGCGGTGCAGGCTCCAATTATATTGCGATTAATAATGACGGCCATGTGTCGCCATGCGTCTCAGTGCCCTCCTCATTCGGAAGCGTATATGACCATACATTGGAGAAAATATATAATGATATGGGAGCCATCTTCTCCAGCTCCAATTGTGCCTGCTTCGGAATTTCATCCAGCAGTGTCATTGCCAAAGAAAATATTGATACTTCCTTAACGCCGATGCCGCCTGAGTTGTCCGTTGAGGTTGCCAAAAAATGCAGAGTTTCAAGTGAAAGAGCGGGCATATTCAGATATTGTGCCTCCAAAGGCCGGCCTAAGGAGGAAGCGGCGGGTGAAGCTGAGCTTGAATTACCGAGTTCTGTCTAGGTTATATGATGTATGTGATTTGCTGTTCTTCAGCCGACCCGGAAGGAGTCCCCGCCAAGCCTTATTAGGCTTCTTACCGGATGAACCGGTCCATATCCTTGATATCTGTGCGGGCACAGCCAGCAATGACATTCTGATTGCAGAGCAGAAATCCAATGCTACGGTAGTCGGAATTGATAATTCCAAAGAGATGCTCTCCATAGCCCGCAGGAAAATAGCCCAAAAAAAGCTTCACGGTGTGAACATGCTTGAAATGGATGCCATGAAGCTGGAATTTGCCGGACAGTCTTTTGATGTGGTGATTATTTCATTGATATTACATGAGATGGGAAAACCCTTGGCCAGCAAAATGCTAAGCGAAGCACGGAGGGTTGTAAAACCGGAGGGAATGATCTTAGTAGTAGAGTGGGAGCAGCCTCAGGGCTTGTTTCAGAAATGTATGTTCTCCATCATTAAGCGGCTTGAATTCGACAACTTTGAACACTTTTTGAAAAAGGATCTGAAACAGTATTTTAAAAATCACGGATTCAGTATCGAAAATGTGAAGCACTGCGATTATACGCAAATTCTCCAGCTTAAAGTCCAGTGAAATTATGACCGTCCTGAAACGATAGGACGGCCTTTTTAATGCACTACTTAGATAATCTCAGAATCCCCTGAACATCCGACACCGGAGGTCTCCCGTACTGGCGGGCGTATTCGCGGCTGAATTGGGAGGGGCTCTCATAGCCTACACGGAAGGCAGCATCGGAGGCTTGGAGCGATTCGGTCAGCATGAGGCGGCGGGCTTCCTGCAAGCGGATGACCTTCTGGTATTGCAGCGGGCTCATGGCGGTGACACGCTTGAAATGCTTGTGGAAGGCAGAGGTGCTCATATTCACGGATTCTGCAAGCTGTTCAACGACAAGGGACTCGGCGTATTGCCTGGTGATCACCTGGATGGCCTCAGCAATCCGGTGCGCATGGCTGCCGATAATGGCGAATTGATACAGGTGTGCGCCTTGGTCACTCTGAAGAACACGATAGAGAATCTCGCGGATCACGAGCGGGGATAGAATGGCAATATCCTGAGGTGCGTCAAGTAACTGGATAAGCCGTACGATGGCTTCGAGTAAGGGCTCAGAGGTTCGGGCAACCGTGATGCCAAGGGAGGTTTCACCCGCAACAAGGGTGGGGTCCGTCATTTCTTTTACAATTTCCAGGATGGTCCCGGGATCGAAGCTTAGCTTGATGCCCAGAAAAGGATGCTCAGACGTAGCCCCGGTAATTCTCCCGTTAATCGGCAGCTCGACAGAGGTCACCAGGTACGTTGACGGATCGTAATGAAATGTTTCACCCGACAGGGTGGCTGCTTTAGCTCCCTCAGCAACGACGCAGATCGATGGCTTATAGACCGACTCCAGCGGTTCTGCTACATCCGTGGCGTGCATCAGCTGCAAGGAAGGAATAAGCGTCTGATGGGTGCCTGCCGATGGAGCATGGCAAAGGATCAGCGCGGCCAATTGCTCTAAAAGCGGCCCGGTCCGCAATGAATCGTTCAAGTTAGTAGCCTCCTTTTCACATATACGTAGGGTTGTTGTTAATCATAGCGAGTTGAAGAGAAATAGGCAAGAAGTGAACAGGTCTGTTATAACGGGATGCTCTTCGAATGATTTACAATGAATCCATAAGGCCAACAGATCATCATCCGGCCTAAGCAAACTTAAGGAGAGTGTTCCTAATGAGTCAGAACGGAAAAGTAGCCATCGTCACAGGTGCATCACGGGGTATAGGAAGACAAATCGCCATTCAGTTGGCCGGTTTAGGAATAAAAGTAGCTGTCAACTATTCATCCAACCGGGGAAAAGCGGACGAGGTCGTGCAAATCATCAAGGAATTCGGCGGGGAAGCGATAGCCGTTCAAGGTGATGTAAGCAAGGTCAGTGAGGTCGAAGCGCTTTTCTCGGAGACAATCGGGCAATTCGGGCGTGTTGATATTTTGGTGAATAATGCCGGAATTATGGACTGCGTGCCTATCGCAGATGTAACGGAGGAAATGTTCGACCGGCACTTTGCTGTAAATGTAAAAGGCACGTATTTCGCCTGCCAGCAAGCAATGAAGCATATGGAGCGGGGTGGAACAATTATTAATTTCTCGACCTCAGTATCAGGCGCGATGCTGCCGACCTATAGCGTCTATGCCGCAACCAAAGGGGCAGTCGAGCAGTTAACCCGCCAATTAGCGAAGGAGTTCGGAGCGAAGGATATCGTCGTGAACTGCGTTGCACCCGGGCAAGTATCGACGGAGTTATTCCTGAACGGGAAATCCGATGAGCTGGTGGATTCCTTCCGCCGGATGAATGCTTTTGGACGGCTTGGTGAACCGGAGGATATTGCGAATGTAATCGACTTGCTCGTCAGTGACAAGGCCCGCTGGATCACCGGGCAGACGATTCGCGTCAATGGCGGGTTTAACTGAAGCAGATGATGAGTTCCTTCCTCTATCGCCTATGGTTTATAATGGAAGGATGAATAGGAGGGAACGAATTGAATAAAGGCATGTTGCTTGTTCTAAATGGAACCTCAAGCTCTGGGAAGACGTCCATCTCGGCTGAGGTTGTAAAACAGAAAGAGATCCCGTTTTATCATGTGTCGATTGATGATTTTTTCATGAATTACAATGATTTCATTAATCATAAATATCCAGATGAGCCAGTACGCGAAATCGACCATCAGGTGGTCTCTGATATTCTGGACGATTCCATCTGCTCCGTGTTCTATTCAACGATTAAGCTGTAATATGATCTCGAAGTGAACACGGTAGAGCTGAATCCGGCGGAATGCGCCGAACAGATTTTAAACTACATTAAGTCTGATAATGAATACTCGGTATTTCAGAAATTGCGTAAAAGAGATGTTGATCTTAATAAAACGCTACTGACATAACGTTGTCAGGAAGGGTGGGTATAATGAAGACTATATTAACCTACAAACGCGAATATTAGGAGGCTATATTATGTCAGTCATTGGACCCGATTTCATCTCACTTCAGGTCAGCGATCTTGAAGGCTCGGCTGAATTTTATCAACACTATCTTGGACTCGTCCGTTCACAGGCGGGCCCGCCTCATGCGGTGGTTTTTGAGACCAAGCCTATTGCATTTGCACTTCGTGACCTCATGCCGGGAGTCGAACTTAGTAAGGGAACTCAGCCTGGACTTGGTGTTGCGTTATGGCTCTATGCTCCGGATACGCAAGATATTCACGATAAACTCGCAGCAGCGGGCGTGAAAATTACATCTGTACCCATCGACGGTCCCTTCGGACGTACCTTTACCTTCGCCGATCCGGACGGATACTTGATTACTCTTCACAGTAAAGGCTGATTCGCACCACAAGAACACAGTGTTTCTGTACTGATTGACTCCCCATATGGTAGACAGGTGAGATAATAAAGCCTGTTGCTGTATGGGGAGTTTTTGTTTGATTGAATTCTATTTTCTAAGAGAAACCAGATGATGAAAAATGGACGATTGTGTTGCTTTCATCTGGCTGGCACCCTACTCCTTCTATATTGCATTGCATCCATTCCAAGTATTTGGAGTGGATTTTTCCTGAGAAAAGTTCAACCTGAAGGAGATACGCTGCATCCGCAAAGGGCAGTCCTATTTTTTGGCAAGTGTTCTTTATCTTTCTTCCAAAACATGCACAACAAAACGGGTACAACCGCCGTCTATACATAAAGAATGGAAAATAGTCTCAAAGGAGTGTGAACCGCAATTGTTCAAAAAGCTGGCTTTAACATTTCTAATGACGACGATGGTGTTCAGTGCAAGTGTAGCGGGTCCATCGCAATCGCAGGCCAAGGTCCAGGCCGCCGGTGCTGGGGCTGTACAGGCCAAGACCGCCGATCAATTGTATCCGGTTGAAGTGAACAGGAAATACGGCTTCATTAACGGAAAAGGTAAGGTTGTTATCGAAGCGGTATACGACGGATACGGGTATTCAGGAGTGCCCGGAGGGACAGTATATGTCGAGGACCACGCGGCTAAAAAGCAATACTATTTCAGTTCGGAGGGCACCAAGCTGTTTGAATACAAGCTGAGAGATGCCGGCATTCTGTATAATGACCGTGCGCTGTATACAGCGAAGATTCAACTCGCTGGCGGGGCTACGGCGACCCGGTACGGGTATATCGACAGTCAAGGCAAGGTGGCTATACAGCCAAGCTACGTCCGGGCTTTTAATTTCTCCGAAGGTCTGGCCCGGGTTAATTTGGGCAAAGCCTCAGGGTACATCAACACGAAGGGCGAGCTTATCGTTCCGTACCGGTACAGCTTTACGTCTGATTTCTCCGAAGGCATGGCAGCTGTTACGCTTGCCGTTGGCGGCAAATACGGCTACATCGACACCACCGGCAAGCTTCGCATAACCCCACGGTATGATTACGCCACACCGTTCTCCGATGGGGCAGCAGTCGTGTCTGTGAATGGCAAATACGGCTACATCGACAAAAAAGGCAATTACCTGATCAAGCCGCAGTTCAGCATGGCGCAGCCGTTCTCGGAAGGACTGGCATTCGTTGAGCGCAATGGAGTCACTTTCTATATTAATAAGAAGGGTGTCAAAGTCATCCAGGGATATACGGCCGGAGGTTTGTTCAAGGGCGGTCTGGCTCCAGTCAGCCCGGGGCAGAGGTACGGCTACATTAATACCTCCGGCCGCTTCGTGGTCAAGCCGCAACTCTATTGGGCCGATTCGTTCAATGGCGAGTTGGCGGAAATCACCCTGCTCGTTCCAGATACACGCGAGGAAATCAGAGGGTACATGAACCGCAGCGGAACCATCGTCTGGCCACCGGCTTCCGGGCTTCCGGCCGGCGTGGTGAAGCCTTAACTACATCAATCGACTAAGAGTAGAGGAGGCAACAATATTTCATGGGCAACAACTTATACCGAAAACTAGGTGCGGCTTTTTTGATTGCTGCCGGGTTAATCTACACGATCGAACGTGTAGGGACTATGATCGCGCGAAGTCATGAATATTCTGCGTTATACGAAGCTAACTTGTTGAATTTCCAGCCAGAAACGCCTATCGCAGGCTTCTTCGATAATATCTTTGTTCCAGTTCTTACGTTAATTGGTGTGATCCTATTCGTATACGGTTTTCCAAAGAAAACAAAATAGGAGAAGTATAGTTAAAAGGTATACACATGATCCCCGGCATCCGCCCAGGCCAGCGTTCCATCCGGCATCCAGTCCAGCAGTGTGCCTGCGGCCACGAAGCTAAAGGTCCGCTCCTGTGTGTCGTAGACCTGTATGGCACCTGTGCCGGATTTGAAGGCTGCAAATCTGTTGTCCGGTGACCAGTGGAGTTCGGCGAACAGGAAGTCATCTCGCTGCTGCCGCTCATGCTCCGAGATATCCTGTTGTACCTGGACCGTGATCCGCTGATCCTGCATCACCGAAGAATCTCCGCTTCCGGTATTGTATCGGATTTGGCCGAGAGGGTTATTCTCACCTCTGTCTGCGGGAAGAATCAGATACGAATCATCCGCCCAAGCCAGCGGATACACGAACAGGAAGCCGTCACTGTGGGAGAGGAAGACGGCGTTCTCCCGCGAATGCAGTATTTTCCCCTTCTGATCTAGCACTGTCAAGTCTGCCCCGGGACCGATGAACTCGTCATGTGCGGTAAGTACAGCGATACGCTTACCGTCAGCCGAGGAGGACATTCCGTAGACCGGCTTGTCGAACACATGAAGCTTCATACGGGTGAAGTCCTTCAGGTCCACCCGGTACAGCGTCTTATTGCCTGAGATCATATAAGTGAAGTCCCCGTAGAAGCGGTCAGAGTACATCTCTTGGTAACCATAGTCATTACCGTAGGCCTCCTTCTCCTCGGGAAAAGCCGGAATCTCCAGCGCCTCGCCAGTCAGGGCGTGAACCAGATGATGCTTCTCCTGCCCGTAGAACAGATAGGAGGGGGCCACCGATTTCGGGGTCTGAATGGACTTAATCCAGCCCGTGTTCCAGGCAGGTACTACGCGCCGGATGCCGGAGGTGATGCCCTGGAACAGCAGACTGCCCTCGCCGGCCTGAGTTCTGACCACAACCGAGTTACGGTATGGCTGCTCCGTACTGGCATACTTACGCCCGTCTGCGGTAACGGCTTCATCCAGATTGAACGTCCCGGACCAGGCGCTGCTTTCATCCAGATGCAGAATGATTTGCAGAAACCGCGGGGACTCCCATTCCAGCGTATACCGGAACTCTGTCTCGGGATCACTGGTCTGTAGACTGTTTTTCAGTGCTTGCTCCAGTGACTTCTGGTCGATATCGCTGTTCGACTTCACCTGTATCAGTTGTCCGCCTCCGCCGATAGATTTCAATTGCTCAATATAAAGTAGCGGTTCCTCCATGCTTGAAGATGCTGAAGCGGAAGGTGTAGTTGATGTAGCTGTGGGTGATCCGATCGTTGGGGAAGCTGTGGATGGTGCTGAGGAAGAGTTGTCCACAGCTTTCTTGTCCGCCGCCTGACATCCTGTGAGCAGAGCCGCCGCTAGTACAATTGCTGTCATATAGCGCATATATTAACCTCCTGTGGTGTTTAATTGTCCTATTGTTTTCAGAGAATAGATAGATTTACCATATTGTTATGGACGCGGTTGCTGTGCAGAAGTTGCAGATGCGGGTGCGAGGGCTAAGTTAGGTTAACCGTATAGAATGAGTAAAACGGTTCTTTCTTTTGACTTCCCGGCTACGAATGTCTACCCTGAAGTTACATAATAAGGAAAGCGAGTGAACCTATGAATAGAAGCGCTGACAAGCTGAACGTTGTCATTCGGGACACGGAAGGGGTTAAGCGCTCACGCCAATTCACTTCCGTGTAGGCACAACAGATACGGAGGGATAGCTTTTGAAGAATACGCAAGCAGGCTTTGAGTACAATGGGGATTATTATGAAGCCATCGGAGATTTCATGCGGGAGCAGTATTTGAAATATGGTTTCGCCCAGGGAACGATGCAGGAAGCAGACTTTTTAATGAAGTTAATGAATCTGCGGCAGGGTACTCGCATTCTGGATATTGGCTGTGGTCCGGGGCGGCATAGTCTGGAATTGGCCCGGCGCGGAGTGAGAACAGTGGGCGTGGATATTTCTGCGGAATTTATCAGACACGCGAACCGGGAAGCTGCGAAGGAAGAGTTAGAGGCAACATTTCTGGCGGCGGATGCCCGCGAGCTAATGTTTGATCAGGAGTTCGATGGTGCGATTTGTCTGTGTGAAGGGGCTTTTGGACTGGCGGGCAGTGAAGAGAATCACCGGAAGGTCCTTAGAGGAGTTCATCGGGCGCTGAAGCCGGGTGCTCTATTTGTTCTTACGGTAATTAATGCGTTTAACTTAGCCCGGCGTATACAGGATGAGTCGTTATTTGATCCGTATTCCTGCACCGTGATCGATAAAGAAGAGATTCATAGTCCCGAGGGTGAATCCAAAGAGGTATTGATCTATACCACCGCTTTTACCTTCCGGGAATTACAGATGCTTCTGGATAGTGAAGGCTTCGCTGTAGAGGCTGCATATGGCTGTAGCCCAGGACAATTCGGGAAGCATCCCTTACAGCTTGGCAGCATGGAGATTATGATGGTCGCCCGGCGTAAGTAGACAGTAGTGTGTTGAATAAGGAGCGGTAGCCGGTCTTAAGGGGCCAGGGTACCGCTATTTGGTGTATATAATGGGAAGAGATAAACTAAATACCAGGAGGGTAATTATGGAACTTACTGTGAAGAACTCTAGGATTCAGTTGGTCCAAGGTGATATAACCAAGATTGAGGCGGAAGCGATAGTGAACGCAGCTAATACCAGCTTGCTGGGTGGGGGTGGTGTAGATGGCGCAATCCATAGAGTCGGGGGAAAAGCTATTTTAGAAGAATGTATGAAGATCCGGAATCAGCAAGGTGGTTGTGAGGTTGGAGAAGCGGTAGTCACCACAGCAGGGAACTTGCCAAGCCGTTATGTCATTCATACCGTTGGCCCCGTGTGGAATGGCGGAGGGAATCAGGAGGAGGATAAGCTGAGAAATTGTTACAGGAATGCATTAACACAGGCTGAAGGAAAGGAAGTGGCAAGCATTGCTTTTCCTAATATAAGCACTGGCATCTACAGATACCCGAAAGACCCGGCGTGTTCCATCGCGGTTGAGGAAGTGTCCGGGTATTTATCGAAGAATGAAACAAACATTAAGAGGGTTATATTTGTATGCTTTGATGAAAATAACTTGGAAATCTATAAGAATGAATTCAAGAAGTACGGAGCATAGTGAGGCCAAAACATTAACGTAAATGAACCTTATCCCTATTTCATTTGTTAATGATATAACAGGCTCTGGGTAGTGGGGAACGTCTGGCTGTTCAGAGCAGCAAGTGGAGGGCTACAGGTGACGGTTATACTGGCAATGCATGTGATGACACATCTGCTTACAGGCAGTTTTGTTGTATCGATTGTGCTTATGCGCAAGGCGATATCTTTTAAGGAAAAAGTGGTTCTGCTCGGACTGGCCTCATTCCTGGGAATTGTGCCGGATCTCTTGGGGAACAGGTATGTGTCTCCTTGGTCGCATTCCATTGTCGTCATGGGGCTGGTCATGGTACCAATCGTGTTCTTATTCAAGCTGCTACTCAAGAAATATTCGTACATTCAGTTATATCTATGTCTGGCGGGGAGTGTGCTGGGGCATATTCTGGTAGACTCTCTGGGACATGGGGTGCATTTGGTGTATCCTCTGTCCAGCGAAGCTTACACCCTGCCATTAATCTACCTCGGTGATCCTACGGTGTGGGTGCCTATGTTGGTGGGTGTTATGAGTTTTGTGCTTCCGGTGCCGTTGGGCAGGAGACGGGTGCTCAATGTAGCCTGTGCTGTGTGTATTGTCCTGTACCTCGGCCTTAAGCTTGCCATGCTGATGCAGCTGGAGCAAGGGCTTCCGCGTAAATTCACGCTAACTCCAGAGGCCGCCGTACAGGTGCATCCGCTTGGGGATTATCAGGTTCAAGGGCTTACGGATTTTTGGAAAATGGGGTTTGACGTCATCGACTCCCAGCGCAGAATCCTTGGAATATTGCCTGTCCCGGGCGGCGGCATCCGGTTGGAGGTTAATCTGATCTTTGCCGCGAAGGGTGACGTTGTACGCAGCAATTCGGGAAAAGACGGGCTGGAGTACGTGTACCGGATGCCCTCTGCTGAAGATGAAGCTTCATTGGAAGTGCTGGAGGAGAGCAGACAAGGGCTTACCGGAGAGATTGTTGCACGCGACCAGGAGGGAAATTCCCGTTATTTCATCTATAAGGATGGAGCGTGGGCAGAAGAACAGAGGAAATAGACTATTGCAAAGTAGGAGGCAGCGCGTGGAAGATACTCAAGCACTTATTCAAAAACTGGATTGGGATACACCAGAAGGTGAACAAGCAGAGGCTATGGGTCGACCAGCCAGCTCCAATATCTTAATGCAATCTTAATGTTCTTGCATATTCCTTAACGCTATATTAATGCCGGACATGATATGTTGAACACCACAGAATAGTCTTCTGTGGTGTTTTTGTTGTGTCCTACAAATAACAAGCGAGTGGTGAAACTGAGTGATTTCATTTTTAAAACGGTTTTTAATTGGCAGACCCTTAAAGTCCAGTGAGCTCGGAGAGCAAAAGTTAAATAAAAAGAAAGCACTGGCTATACTGTCTTCTGATGCGCTGTCATCCGTGGCCTACGGGCCGGAGCAGATACTGATTGTTCTGGTTACGGTTGGGGCCGCCGCCTTCTGGTATTCGATCCCGATTGCGCTGGGTGTGCTGATCCTGCTGACCGCGCTCATTCTGTCCTACCGGCAGATTATTTTTGCTTATTCCCACGGCGGGGGCGCCTATGTGGTGTCCAAGGAGAACCTGGGCAAGTATCCGGGGTTAATTGCCGGCGGTTCGCTGCTGGTTGACTATATTCTAACGGTTGCTGTAAGCATATCGGCGGGGACGGATGCCATCACCTCAGCGTTTCCAAGCCTGCATGAGCATAAAGTGGTGATTGCCATTGCTTTTGTGCTGCTGATCACGATTTTGAACCTAAGAGGAGTAACGGAATCTGCCTCCGTCCTCGCTTATCCGGTCTATTTATTCGTCCTGGCCTTATTCATCCTTATTGGTACAGGTCTGTACAACATCTTGTCAGGTAACGTTCCGGCAGAGCTGCATACCTCGCTGGGTACTCCTGTAGCGGGAATAAGCCTATTTCTATTATTGCGCGCATTTTCTTCCGGGAGCTCTGCGTTAACGGGGGTTGAAGCGATCTCCAATGCCATACCGAATTTCAAAAGCCCGGAAGCGTCCAACGCCTCCAAAACCTTAATCGCCATGGGCGTGTTACTGGCTGTCATGTTCTCAGGCATTGTGGTGTTAGCTTATTATTACGGGATTGCACCCCGCGCTGACGTCACTGTGGTGTCGCAAATTGCCGAGCAAACCTTTGGCCGGAATGCGATGTACTATTTTATCCAAGGAACGACTGCATTAATCTTGATACTGGCTGCCAATACCGGTTATTCCGCCTTTCCACTACTGGCTGTGAACCTTGCCAAGGATAAATTCATTCCGCGAATGTTTACTATGCGGGGGGACCGGCTGGGCTACTCCAACGGCATTATCATATTGGGTGTTCTGTCCATGCTTCTGATTTATGTCTTTGAGGGGAAAACAGAGCAGCTGATTCCTTTATATGCTGTAGGTGTGTTCATTCCCTTTACGTTGTCGCAGAGCGGGATGATGGTGAAATGGCTCCGGGAAAAGCCAGCAGGCTGGGTGCAAAAGTTCATCATTAACACGGTTGGCGCTCTAATCAGCTTCGTGGTGACGATGATGTTCTTCATGACCAAGTTTACTCAGGTATGGC
The window above is part of the Paenibacillus sp. FSL H8-0048 genome. Proteins encoded here:
- a CDS encoding WG repeat-containing protein, with translation MFKKLALTFLMTTMVFSASVAGPSQSQAKVQAAGAGAVQAKTADQLYPVEVNRKYGFINGKGKVVIEAVYDGYGYSGVPGGTVYVEDHAAKKQYYFSSEGTKLFEYKLRDAGILYNDRALYTAKIQLAGGATATRYGYIDSQGKVAIQPSYVRAFNFSEGLARVNLGKASGYINTKGELIVPYRYSFTSDFSEGMAAVTLAVGGKYGYIDTTGKLRITPRYDYATPFSDGAAVVSVNGKYGYIDKKGNYLIKPQFSMAQPFSEGLAFVERNGVTFYINKKGVKVIQGYTAGGLFKGGLAPVSPGQRYGYINTSGRFVVKPQLYWADSFNGELAEITLLVPDTREEIRGYMNRSGTIVWPPASGLPAGVVKP
- a CDS encoding SAM-dependent methyltransferase; the encoded protein is MKNTQAGFEYNGDYYEAIGDFMREQYLKYGFAQGTMQEADFLMKLMNLRQGTRILDIGCGPGRHSLELARRGVRTVGVDISAEFIRHANREAAKEELEATFLAADARELMFDQEFDGAICLCEGAFGLAGSEENHRKVLRGVHRALKPGALFVLTVINAFNLARRIQDESLFDPYSCTVIDKEEIHSPEGESKEVLIYTTAFTFRELQMLLDSEGFAVEAAYGCSPGQFGKHPLQLGSMEIMMVARRK
- a CDS encoding O-acetyl-ADP-ribose deacetylase, which gives rise to MELTVKNSRIQLVQGDITKIEAEAIVNAANTSLLGGGGVDGAIHRVGGKAILEECMKIRNQQGGCEVGEAVVTTAGNLPSRYVIHTVGPVWNGGGNQEEDKLRNCYRNALTQAEGKEVASIAFPNISTGIYRYPKDPACSIAVEEVSGYLSKNETNIKRVIFVCFDENNLEIYKNEFKKYGA
- a CDS encoding metal-dependent hydrolase, whose product is MTVILAMHVMTHLLTGSFVVSIVLMRKAISFKEKVVLLGLASFLGIVPDLLGNRYVSPWSHSIVVMGLVMVPIVFLFKLLLKKYSYIQLYLCLAGSVLGHILVDSLGHGVHLVYPLSSEAYTLPLIYLGDPTVWVPMLVGVMSFVLPVPLGRRRVLNVACAVCIVLYLGLKLAMLMQLEQGLPRKFTLTPEAAVQVHPLGDYQVQGLTDFWKMGFDVIDSQRRILGILPVPGGGIRLEVNLIFAAKGDVVRSNSGKDGLEYVYRMPSAEDEASLEVLEESRQGLTGEIVARDQEGNSRYFIYKDGAWAEEQRK
- a CDS encoding APC family permease — encoded protein: MISFLKRFLIGRPLKSSELGEQKLNKKKALAILSSDALSSVAYGPEQILIVLVTVGAAAFWYSIPIALGVLILLTALILSYRQIIFAYSHGGGAYVVSKENLGKYPGLIAGGSLLVDYILTVAVSISAGTDAITSAFPSLHEHKVVIAIAFVLLITILNLRGVTESASVLAYPVYLFVLALFILIGTGLYNILSGNVPAELHTSLGTPVAGISLFLLLRAFSSGSSALTGVEAISNAIPNFKSPEASNASKTLIAMGVLLAVMFSGIVVLAYYYGIAPRADVTVVSQIAEQTFGRNAMYYFIQGTTALILILAANTGYSAFPLLAVNLAKDKFIPRMFTMRGDRLGYSNGIIILGVLSMLLIYVFEGKTEQLIPLYAVGVFIPFTLSQSGMMVKWLREKPAGWVQKFIINTVGALISFVVTMMFFMTKFTQVWPVFVFLPILLLVFHRIHKHYEAIADQLRITTCEETIKIEGNVIIVPVAGITHVVMNSLEYAKSLSPQQIIAVYVPFEREDEAVFEEKWRKWQPDVRLVTLYTPYRSIVQPLTKFIDKVNWKAAELNHRVTVIIPQFIPKKGWHNILHNQSSLLIRARLLFRSDVIVTTVPYHLKK